A single genomic interval of Helianthus annuus cultivar XRQ/B chromosome 6, HanXRQr2.0-SUNRISE, whole genome shotgun sequence harbors:
- the LOC110865581 gene encoding probable receptor-like protein kinase At5g20050, which yields MEDKTANIVATVAIIFLIAVIIIARVVLDLSKSFFLIVGAAVAAIFAVIVCYFIRRHLHLRRREMETRLASEGRELRIEYSFLRKVAGLPTKFRYKELEEATDNWKTLIGKGASALVFKGVLKDGTTVAVKRIQHEEERGEKEFRSEIAAIASVQHTNLVRVLGYCIHNNLRFLVFEYIPNGSLANWIFSRPMTGRSNGVSSGCLSWRLRSAVALDVAKALAYLHHDCRSKVLHLDVKPENILLDQNHRAIVSDFGLSKLMSQDQSRVLTTLRGTKGYLAPEWLLELGVTEKSDVFSFGMVLLEMIGGRRNVTVIDTGDTGSRSSKKFQYFPKIVMEKMKAGRVMEVVDQRLLDHGNIDEKEVKKLVHVALWCIQEKVRRRPSMVEVVKWLEGRVAVEEPPETQMIVVDLLNIDDDDDGGGGGGGQDGNKRKKPRVVARIGSQLNGCLGGSTHSLSSKSFSYSMSIISPR from the coding sequence ATGGAAGATAAAACAGCTAACATCGTCGCCACAGTAGCGATCATCTTCCTCATCGCCGTCATAATCATCGCCAGGGTGGTTCTAGATCTCTCAAAATCATTCTTTCTAATAGTCGGCGCGGCTGTTGCCGCAATCTTCGCCGTCATTGTTTGCTACTTCATCCGGCGACATCTCCACCTCCGCAGACGGGAGATGGAGACCAGACTGGCTTCCGAAGGAAGAGAACTCCGGATCGAGTATAGCTTCCTTCGGAAGGTCGCCGGGCTTCCTACCAAGTTCCGCTATAAGGAACTTGAGGAGGCGACGGATAACTGGAAAACGCTAATCGGAAAAGGTGCTTCCGCTTTAGTATTCAAAGGAGTATTAAAAGACGGAACCACGGTTGCTGTTAAAAGAATTCAACATGAAGAGGAGAGGGGAGAGAAAGAGTTTCGATCCGAGATCGCGGCCATTGCCAGTGTCCAACACACAAACTTAGTTCGTGTGTTGGGCTACTGCATTCACAACAACTTACGCTTTTTGGTGTTCGAGTACATCCCAAATGGCTCTTTAGCCAATTGGATCTTCTCCCGGCCTATGACCGGGAGAAGCAACGGAGTCTCCAGTGGTTGTCTGTCCTGGAGACTCCGATCGGCAGTCGCGCTGGACGTCGCGAAAGCTCTCGCGTACCTACACCACGACTGCCGATCAAAAGTTCTCCACCTTGACGTAAAGCCAGAGAACATACTCCTTGACCAGAATCACCGTGCTATCGTCTCGGATTTTGGATTATCGAAGCTGATGTCACAGGATCAAAGCCGAGTTCTAACAACATTACGCGGGACTAAAGGATACCTAGCCCCGGAATGGTTGCTAGAACTGGGCGTGACGGAGAAATCAGATGTGTTTAGTTTTGGAATGGTATTATTGGAAATGATAGGTGGACGGAGGAACGTGACCGTGATAGACACCGGTGACACGGGTAGCCGGTCAAGTAAAAAATTTCAATATTTTCCAAAAATTGTAATGGAGAAAATGAAAGCTGGGAGGGTGATGGAAGTGGTGGATCAAAGGTTGTTAGATCATGGTAATATTGATGAAAAAGAAGTAAAAAAATTGGTACACGTGGCATTGTGGTGTATACAAGAGAAGGTGAGACGGCGGCCGAGTATGGTGGAGGTGGTGAAGTGGTTGGAGGGGCGGGTGGCGGTGGAGGAGCCGCCGGAGACGCAGATGATTGTGGTGgatcttttgaacattgatgatgacgacgatggtggtggtggtggtggagggcaAGATGGTAATAAGAGGAAGAAACCAAGGGTGGTTGCTAGAATAGGGTCTCAGTTGAATGGATGTTTGGGTGGTAGTACACATTCTTTGTCATCTAAATCGTTCTCGTATTCAATGTCGATTATTTCACCTAGATAG